The following proteins are encoded in a genomic region of Streptomyces gobiensis:
- a CDS encoding lysine N(6)-hydroxylase/L-ornithine N(5)-oxygenase family protein encodes MTTPDPTPTPAPDRDHPLDLAGIGIGPFNLSLAALAHPIPGLRTASYDQNPAFHWHPGLLIEGTTLQVPFLADLVTLADPTNPWSYLNYLRTHDRLFPFYFAERFHAPRAEYDAYCRWVSQELAAANGASGTGLHFSHQVDAIRWNPEQALFEIDFTRLDTDGEAEALGRSYARNLAIGIGTTPHIPDPLRPLAEAPTVPVIHSADYLDHRERLLAADHVTVIGSGQSGAEIFLDLLKHRPAGQEHLHWLTRSPAFAPMEYSKLGLEHFTPDYERYFHALPEQTRDQLLPRQWQLHKAIDHDTIDTIHQELYQRTLTSGWPQTVLTPGVTVRTAGRVGTTHIELHLQHDEQDERSRLTTSAVILATGYRERPLERILAALDPYLRRDSSERPRIDAQHRLILDPSVTGDIYLLGAGSHTHGVGTPDLGLAAHRSATILNTLTGKNPYPLPDRTAFTTFGVKHPQPDPPTPQNQTPQPETTPLRTS; translated from the coding sequence ATGACCACACCCGACCCCACCCCCACCCCCGCACCCGACCGCGATCACCCACTCGACCTCGCCGGAATCGGCATCGGCCCCTTCAACCTCTCCCTCGCCGCCCTCGCCCACCCCATCCCCGGCCTACGCACCGCCAGCTACGACCAGAACCCCGCCTTCCACTGGCACCCCGGCCTCCTCATCGAAGGCACCACCCTCCAAGTCCCCTTCCTCGCCGACCTCGTCACCCTCGCCGACCCCACCAACCCCTGGAGCTACCTCAACTACCTCCGCACCCACGACCGGCTCTTCCCCTTCTACTTCGCCGAACGCTTCCACGCCCCCCGCGCCGAATACGACGCCTACTGCCGCTGGGTCAGCCAGGAGCTCGCCGCGGCCAACGGCGCATCCGGCACAGGACTCCACTTCAGCCACCAAGTCGACGCCATCCGCTGGAACCCCGAACAAGCCCTTTTCGAAATCGACTTCACCCGCCTCGACACCGACGGCGAAGCGGAAGCCCTGGGCCGCTCCTACGCCCGCAACCTCGCCATCGGCATCGGCACCACCCCCCACATCCCCGACCCCCTGCGCCCCCTCGCCGAAGCCCCCACCGTCCCCGTCATCCACTCCGCCGACTACCTCGACCACCGCGAACGCCTCCTCGCCGCCGACCACGTCACCGTCATCGGCTCCGGCCAGTCCGGCGCAGAAATCTTCCTCGACCTCCTCAAACACCGCCCCGCCGGACAAGAACACCTCCACTGGCTCACCCGCAGCCCCGCCTTCGCCCCCATGGAGTACAGCAAACTCGGCCTCGAACACTTCACACCCGACTACGAGCGCTACTTCCACGCGCTCCCCGAACAAACCCGCGACCAACTCCTGCCCCGCCAATGGCAGCTGCACAAAGCCATCGACCACGACACCATCGACACCATCCACCAGGAGCTCTACCAGCGCACCCTCACCAGCGGCTGGCCCCAGACCGTCCTCACCCCCGGCGTCACCGTCCGCACCGCAGGCCGCGTCGGAACCACCCACATCGAGCTTCACCTCCAACACGACGAACAAGACGAACGCTCCCGCCTCACCACCAGCGCCGTCATCCTCGCCACCGGCTACCGCGAACGCCCACTCGAGCGCATCCTCGCCGCCCTCGACCCCTACCTCCGCCGCGACTCCTCCGAACGCCCCCGCATCGACGCCCAGCACCGCCTCATCCTCGACCCCTCCGTCACCGGCGACATCTACCTCCTGGGCGCCGGAAGCCACACCCACGGAGTCGGCACCCCCGACCTCGGCCTCGCCGCCCACCGCAGCGCCACCATCCTCAACACCCTCACCGGCAAAAACCCCTACCCCCTGCCCGACCGCACCGCCTTCACCACCTTCGGCGTCAAACACCCCCAGCCCGACCCGCCCACTCCCCAGAACCAGACCCCACAACCCGAAACCACCCCACTGCGCACCAGCTGA
- a CDS encoding pyridoxal phosphate-dependent decarboxylase family protein, whose translation MPAPTDDPTLLAGGTSGPRALRPLLATVLDALTSGAANRHGPLPAGGPATVTQRVHTAATPTLPEHGTGAHTALRTLIHTLTEGAADPADPHCAAHLHCPPLAIAAAADLAASVLNPSMDSWDQAPAATALEAHTTRELAALVHPTGPAPDALVTTGGTEANYLGVLLARERHGNQLRVICGANAHHSIHRAAWLLGLATPITLPTPHDVLDPTTLDATLSAINGPTLIIATAGTTSSGAIDPLPHIADLAHHHRAQLHIDAAYGGPLLFSHTLRPRLAGLHQAHTVTLDLHKLGWQPVAAGLLTVPDTTALQPLDHRADYLNAHDDTEAGLPDLLGRSLRTTRRPDILKIAVTLQALGRAGFADLIERTCTAAHHLADLITAHPRLELHQPPTISTVLFRPTGASDTTIAHIRRHLLTTGRAVLGRTDLDGRRWLKATLLNPHTQPSDLAALLKLVNDAIPERHPQP comes from the coding sequence ATGCCCGCGCCCACCGACGACCCCACGCTGCTCGCGGGCGGCACCAGCGGCCCCCGCGCCCTGCGCCCCCTCCTGGCCACCGTCCTCGACGCCCTCACCAGTGGCGCCGCCAACCGCCACGGCCCCCTGCCCGCAGGCGGCCCCGCCACCGTCACCCAGCGCGTCCACACCGCCGCCACCCCCACCCTCCCCGAACACGGCACCGGCGCCCACACCGCCCTGCGCACCCTCATCCACACCCTCACCGAAGGCGCCGCCGACCCCGCCGACCCACACTGCGCCGCCCACCTCCACTGCCCACCACTGGCCATCGCCGCCGCAGCCGACCTCGCCGCCAGCGTCCTCAACCCCTCCATGGACTCCTGGGACCAGGCACCCGCCGCCACCGCACTCGAAGCCCACACCACCCGCGAGCTCGCCGCCCTCGTCCACCCCACCGGCCCCGCCCCCGACGCCCTCGTCACCACCGGCGGCACCGAAGCCAACTACCTCGGCGTCCTCCTCGCCCGCGAACGCCACGGCAACCAACTACGCGTCATCTGCGGCGCAAACGCCCACCACAGCATCCACCGCGCCGCCTGGCTCCTCGGCCTCGCCACCCCCATCACCCTCCCCACCCCACACGATGTCCTCGACCCCACCACCCTCGACGCCACCCTCTCCGCCATCAACGGCCCCACGCTCATCATCGCCACCGCAGGCACCACCAGCAGCGGAGCCATCGACCCCCTGCCCCACATCGCCGACCTCGCCCACCACCACCGCGCCCAACTCCACATCGACGCCGCCTACGGCGGACCCCTCCTCTTCAGCCACACCCTCCGCCCCCGCCTCGCCGGACTCCACCAAGCCCACACCGTCACCCTCGACCTGCACAAACTCGGCTGGCAGCCGGTCGCCGCCGGACTCCTCACCGTCCCCGACACCACCGCCCTACAGCCCCTGGACCACCGCGCCGACTACCTCAACGCCCACGACGACACCGAAGCCGGACTCCCCGACCTCCTCGGCCGCTCCCTCCGCACCACCCGACGCCCCGACATCCTCAAAATCGCCGTCACCCTCCAAGCCCTCGGCCGCGCCGGATTCGCCGACCTCATAGAACGCACCTGCACCGCCGCCCACCACCTCGCCGACCTCATCACCGCACACCCCCGCCTCGAACTCCACCAACCCCCCACCATCTCCACCGTCCTCTTCCGCCCCACCGGCGCCAGCGACACCACCATCGCCCACATCCGCCGCCACCTCCTCACCACCGGCCGCGCCGTCCTCGGCCGCACCGACCTCGACGGCCGCCGCTGGCTCAAAGCCACCCTCCTCAACCCCCACACCCAACCCAGCGACCTCGCCGCCCTGCTGAAACTCGTCAACGACGCCATCCCAGAAAGGCACCCCCAGCCATGA
- the pepN gene encoding aminopeptidase N — translation MSVLRRDEAQTRADLLDVHSYAIDLDLTCGEEIFRSATSVRFTARHPGDTFIELRPAALRRAALDGQQLDTTTFADGRIQLTGLTEGDHELHVEADMRYSHTGEGMHRFTDPADGRSYLYTQCCQSDAPLVFACFDQPDLKATFTVTVTAPPQWTVLGNGITTRVPGQPGRWQCATTPPISTYLMAVAAGPYHSGRTEHAGLPFALHVRQSLAEHLDRDAAELLDITRRCFDRYHQLFNEPYPFDSYDQAFVPEFNSGAMENPGLVTFRDEFIYRSAVTDTQRQSRGMVIAHEMAHMWFGDLVTLRWWDDIWLNESFAEYMGFQVLAEATRWTHTWTDFAIARKSWGYDADQRPSTHPVAPDPDKVPDTASARLNFDGISYAKGASALRQLVTWLGPRDFLTGINDHFAQHRFGNATLADFLDSLARASGRDIHTWAQHWLRTTGVDTLTPHITDAATDDTTRHWQLRLHHHGSRPHRITLGMYDQAPTDPGQLVLRERTEADVPQHHGHTTHTFPGPRPDLLLLNDGDLSYAKIRLDPDSWATARRSLSGLPDPVSRAVLWNAARDMVRDAQLPPADYLDTARAHLPHETDNAIVQGVLTFARNDLTDRYLPTDQREQALHILHTICRQLLDTLGETDPGLRLTAVRGYINSTTDPADLSGWWTHGTVPGGPRLDPELRWQILHRLAVLGAADDNDIRAEAERDPSASGQEGAARCRAALPRAGAKAAAWEAMFGTSDILSNYLFTATAQGFWHPEHTPLVRPYAQRYFNDAIALADRRGASIAYLAGHYAFPRSIVETDVLHHGEKYLDTAQRTPSLGRPLADQLDDLRRALNVRGT, via the coding sequence ATGTCCGTACTGAGGCGCGATGAAGCGCAGACCCGAGCAGACCTCCTCGACGTCCACAGCTATGCGATCGACCTCGACCTCACCTGCGGCGAGGAAATCTTCCGCTCCGCCACAAGCGTCCGCTTCACCGCCCGCCATCCCGGCGACACCTTCATCGAACTGCGGCCCGCCGCCCTGCGCCGGGCCGCCCTCGACGGACAGCAACTCGACACCACCACCTTCGCCGACGGCCGTATCCAGCTCACCGGCCTCACCGAAGGCGACCACGAACTCCATGTCGAAGCGGACATGCGCTACTCCCACACCGGCGAAGGCATGCACCGCTTCACCGACCCCGCCGACGGCCGCAGCTACCTCTACACCCAGTGCTGCCAGTCCGACGCCCCCCTCGTCTTCGCCTGCTTCGACCAGCCCGACCTCAAGGCCACCTTCACCGTGACGGTCACCGCACCACCCCAGTGGACCGTCCTGGGCAACGGCATCACCACCCGTGTCCCCGGGCAGCCAGGACGCTGGCAGTGCGCCACCACCCCGCCCATCAGCACCTACCTCATGGCGGTGGCCGCAGGCCCCTACCACTCGGGGCGCACCGAACACGCCGGACTGCCCTTCGCCCTGCACGTACGGCAATCCCTCGCCGAACACCTCGACCGGGACGCCGCCGAACTCCTCGACATCACCCGCCGCTGCTTCGACCGCTACCACCAACTCTTCAACGAGCCCTACCCCTTCGACTCCTACGACCAGGCATTCGTCCCCGAATTCAACTCCGGCGCCATGGAAAACCCCGGCCTGGTCACCTTCCGCGACGAGTTCATCTACCGCTCCGCCGTCACCGACACCCAACGGCAGAGCCGGGGCATGGTCATCGCCCACGAGATGGCCCATATGTGGTTCGGCGACCTCGTCACCCTGCGCTGGTGGGACGACATCTGGCTGAACGAGTCCTTCGCCGAGTACATGGGCTTCCAGGTCCTCGCCGAAGCCACCCGCTGGACCCACACCTGGACCGACTTCGCCATCGCCCGCAAAAGCTGGGGCTACGACGCCGACCAGCGCCCCTCCACGCACCCCGTCGCCCCCGACCCGGACAAGGTCCCCGACACGGCCTCCGCACGCCTCAACTTCGACGGCATCTCCTACGCCAAAGGCGCCTCCGCGCTCCGCCAGCTCGTCACCTGGCTGGGCCCCCGGGACTTCCTCACCGGCATCAATGACCACTTCGCCCAGCACCGCTTCGGCAACGCCACGCTCGCCGACTTCCTCGACTCACTCGCCCGCGCCTCCGGCCGCGACATCCACACCTGGGCCCAGCACTGGCTCCGTACCACCGGCGTCGACACCCTCACCCCCCACATCACCGACGCAGCCACCGACGACACCACCCGGCACTGGCAACTCCGCCTCCACCACCACGGCAGCCGCCCCCACCGCATCACCCTCGGCATGTACGACCAGGCCCCCACCGACCCCGGACAGCTCGTCCTGCGCGAACGCACCGAAGCCGACGTACCCCAACACCACGGCCACACCACCCACACCTTCCCCGGCCCCCGCCCCGACCTGCTCCTCCTCAACGACGGCGACCTCAGCTACGCCAAAATCCGCCTCGACCCGGACTCCTGGGCCACCGCCCGCCGGTCACTGTCCGGTCTGCCCGACCCGGTCTCCCGCGCCGTCCTGTGGAACGCCGCCCGCGACATGGTCCGCGACGCACAACTGCCACCCGCTGACTACCTGGACACCGCCCGCGCCCACCTGCCCCACGAGACCGACAACGCCATCGTGCAAGGCGTCCTCACCTTCGCCCGGAACGACCTCACCGACCGCTACCTCCCCACCGACCAGCGCGAACAGGCACTCCACATCCTGCACACCATCTGCCGCCAGCTGCTGGACACCCTCGGCGAAACCGACCCCGGGCTACGGCTGACCGCCGTACGCGGCTACATCAACTCCACCACCGACCCCGCCGACCTCAGCGGCTGGTGGACCCACGGCACCGTACCCGGCGGCCCACGCCTCGACCCCGAACTGCGCTGGCAGATCCTGCACCGGCTCGCCGTCCTCGGCGCCGCCGACGACAACGACATCCGCGCCGAAGCCGAGCGCGACCCCAGCGCCTCCGGGCAGGAAGGCGCCGCCCGCTGCCGGGCCGCACTGCCCCGCGCCGGGGCCAAAGCAGCCGCCTGGGAAGCGATGTTCGGCACCAGCGACATCCTGTCCAACTACCTGTTCACCGCCACCGCCCAAGGCTTCTGGCACCCCGAACACACACCGCTCGTACGGCCCTACGCCCAGCGCTACTTCAACGACGCCATCGCCCTCGCCGACCGACGCGGCGCATCCATCGCCTACCTCGCAGGCCACTACGCGTTCCCACGGTCCATCGTGGAAACCGACGTACTGCACCACGGCGAAAAATACCTGGACACCGCCCAGCGGACCCCCTCACTGGGCCGCCCACTCGCCGACCAACTCGACGACCTGCGCCGCGCACTCAACGTACGCGGCACCTGA
- a CDS encoding chorismate mutase, protein MTNREIDPSVQAELTRLRESIDNIDAAVVYMLAERFKATQQVGRLKADHALPPADPAREARQIARLRQLAENAKLDPAFAEKLLNFIIAEVIRHHETIARS, encoded by the coding sequence ATGACCAACCGCGAGATCGACCCGTCCGTCCAAGCCGAACTCACCCGGCTACGGGAAAGCATCGACAACATCGACGCGGCGGTGGTGTACATGCTCGCCGAACGCTTCAAAGCCACCCAGCAAGTCGGCCGCCTCAAAGCCGACCACGCCCTGCCGCCCGCCGACCCGGCCCGCGAGGCCCGGCAGATCGCCCGACTGCGGCAGCTCGCCGAGAACGCCAAACTCGATCCCGCCTTCGCTGAGAAACTCCTCAACTTCATCATCGCCGAAGTGATCCGCCACCACGAGACGATCGCCCGCTCCTGA
- a CDS encoding GNAT family N-acetyltransferase has product MSSFWTGRRVRLRGIEPEDWQAFMRIDAYSEHQRSMDLLHPPRSAGGYRAWAAEQAAAKPTGDCFRLAIDALDAGVLVGAVSTHDADLRAGRFSYGIGISGDHQRRGYATEAVVLLLRFMFGERRYHKCEAAIYAYNAASLALHRRLGFVEEGRLRDHEFFAGRHHDLVVMGITAPEFAERHPLGEL; this is encoded by the coding sequence ATGAGCTCCTTCTGGACGGGCAGGCGGGTACGGCTGCGTGGCATCGAGCCCGAGGACTGGCAAGCGTTCATGCGGATTGACGCATACTCGGAGCACCAGCGGTCAATGGACCTGCTCCACCCACCGCGCTCGGCCGGAGGCTACCGCGCGTGGGCGGCCGAGCAGGCCGCCGCCAAGCCCACCGGTGACTGCTTCCGCCTGGCGATCGACGCGCTGGATGCCGGAGTGCTGGTCGGCGCTGTCTCGACCCACGACGCCGACTTACGCGCCGGCCGATTCAGCTACGGCATCGGCATCAGCGGGGACCACCAGCGTCGGGGGTATGCCACGGAGGCAGTCGTGCTGCTGCTGCGCTTCATGTTCGGTGAACGGCGATACCACAAGTGCGAGGCAGCCATATACGCGTACAACGCGGCGTCGCTCGCCCTCCACCGCAGGCTCGGCTTCGTTGAGGAGGGCCGACTGCGGGACCACGAGTTCTTCGCGGGCCGCCACCACGATCTCGTGGTCATGGGAATAACGGCGCCAGAGTTCGCCGAACGGCACCCACTGGGCGAACTCTGA
- a CDS encoding VOC family protein has translation MIATLQCTVIDCPDPAALARFYAEILGWRVDESDPDWVTLTAAGGQRFAFQRAVDHRPPRWPDPEFPQQFHLDFDVPTRDDVERAREHVLALGASFLHDSGGRRSGFLVFADPAGHPFCLCYGQLA, from the coding sequence ATGATCGCGACGTTGCAGTGCACCGTTATCGACTGTCCGGACCCGGCGGCGCTTGCGCGCTTTTACGCCGAGATCCTTGGCTGGCGGGTGGATGAGAGTGACCCCGACTGGGTGACGCTCACCGCCGCTGGTGGACAGCGATTCGCCTTTCAGCGGGCCGTTGACCACCGCCCGCCGCGCTGGCCCGATCCTGAGTTTCCGCAGCAGTTTCATCTGGACTTCGATGTGCCCACCCGTGACGATGTCGAGCGGGCTCGGGAACATGTCCTGGCGTTGGGCGCGTCCTTTCTCCATGACAGCGGCGGACGGCGCTCAGGGTTTCTGGTCTTCGCTGATCCTGCGGGCCATCCCTTCTGCCTCTGCTACGGCCAGCTGGCGTAG
- a CDS encoding PPOX class F420-dependent oxidoreductase codes for MTDDGARGRGLVVTVALLAGLGTGTAGLWSLLWPRSFATAVQFPYHEHFLHDIGAFQLGLATTLLLACIWYDALATALTGFLLGNTIHTINHAVDLDHGGQNWHIAALALASAAVALALALRLRQLGWVVGGVRTAAHPELAPYVRQKTVLLATYNQHGHPGRTPVSLAVDGERAYIRTFENALKTRRIAHNPDVLIAPCTARGKHPGPTMAARARRLTGAEARYAARLLRTKHPLLHGIVVPLAHKVLLRKKTGGTVHFEVWPTLPE; via the coding sequence ATGACAGACGACGGCGCCCGGGGACGGGGACTCGTGGTGACAGTGGCCCTGCTGGCCGGGCTCGGCACCGGCACAGCCGGGCTCTGGTCCCTGCTGTGGCCCCGCTCCTTCGCCACCGCCGTCCAGTTCCCTTACCACGAGCACTTTCTCCACGACATCGGCGCCTTCCAGCTCGGCCTCGCCACCACGCTGCTGCTCGCCTGCATCTGGTACGACGCCCTGGCCACCGCACTCACCGGCTTCCTGCTCGGCAACACCATCCACACCATCAACCACGCCGTCGACCTCGACCACGGCGGCCAGAACTGGCACATCGCGGCGCTCGCCCTGGCCTCAGCGGCGGTCGCCCTCGCCCTGGCGCTGCGGCTGCGCCAGCTCGGCTGGGTCGTCGGCGGCGTACGCACCGCGGCCCACCCCGAACTGGCCCCATACGTCCGGCAGAAGACCGTGCTGCTCGCCACCTACAACCAGCACGGCCACCCCGGCCGCACCCCGGTCAGCCTCGCCGTCGACGGAGAGCGGGCGTACATCCGCACCTTCGAGAACGCCCTCAAGACCCGCCGGATCGCGCACAACCCCGATGTGCTGATCGCCCCCTGCACAGCACGCGGCAAGCACCCGGGCCCAACGATGGCCGCCCGGGCACGGCGGCTGACGGGCGCCGAGGCCCGCTACGCGGCCCGGCTGCTGCGCACCAAACACCCACTGCTGCACGGCATCGTGGTGCCGCTCGCCCACAAGGTACTGCTGCGCAAGAAGACCGGCGGCACCGTGCACTTCGAGGTATGGCCCACGCTGCCGGAATGA